The genomic interval AATGAAATTGAAGACATAAGTAATGACTTGCATGAGGTTCGCCCAGAGTACATAAAAAAAATAAAAACGCTGGACAAAAGGGGGAAGTTTTCCCCCTTTTCCAGCGTTGATGAATTGCGCAACGAGATAGAACAGGAACAAAACTTATAAAATTTATAGATTTTGACCATCACGACAAAATATATTGTAAAAAGTATTCCATTAAATAAAACTATGACACAACTCACACATTTTGACGAACAAGGCGCTTCCAGAATGGTAGACGTTGGCAATAAAGACGATACCAACAGGACAGCTATCGCACACGCAAAGATCTCCACAAAACCTGAAACATTCCGCCTTATTATGGATAAAAAAATGCACAAGGGGGACGTGCTTGAGGTTGCAAGAATTGCCGGAATTATGGCGGCAAAACAAACTTCTCAGCTTATCCCGATGTGCCATCCGCTCAATATTACCAGCGTTAAAATAGATTACAAAGACAATGCCGCAGACACCATTGAAGTTTTTGCAGAAGTAAAAGTCACAGGGAAAACCGGCGTTGAAATGGAAGCCATCACCGCCGCCGCCATCTGCGCAATTACCATTTATGATATGT from Candidatus Kuenenia stuttgartiensis carries:
- the moaC gene encoding cyclic pyranopterin monophosphate synthase MoaC — its product is MTQLTHFDEQGASRMVDVGNKDDTNRTAIAHAKISTKPETFRLIMDKKMHKGDVLEVARIAGIMAAKQTSQLIPMCHPLNITSVKIDYKDNAADTIEVFAEVKVTGKTGVEMEAITAAAICAITIYDMCKSADKEMVISDIHLVKKSGGKSGTFTFGKQ
- a CDS encoding DUF2683 family protein → MSTNILAKIQKDLEFIKSKLIVIDNEIEDISNDLHEVRPEYIKKIKTLDKRGKFSPFSSVDELRNEIEQEQNL